A genomic segment from Truepera sp. encodes:
- the sufB gene encoding Fe-S cluster assembly protein SufB, with amino-acid sequence MTDLTNQPVQDVHPDAAKLEGMEHTKQYDFKLTEDYFFKSDRGLSKRVVEQISYFKNEPEWMLKFRLRALEIAEKKGRPKWGPDLTDLNFDEIFFYVRPNEKQGTAGSWDDIPEEVRETYRRLGVPEAEQRALAGVGAQYESEMVYHKLKEEWEKLGVIFLDTDTGLKEHPEIFKEYFATVIPPEDNYFAAVNSAVWSGGSFVYVPEGVHVDVPLQAYFLLNAQNIGQFERTLIIGAPGSKFHYIEGCTAPAYTSNSFHSGVIEIICQEDSHVRYSTIQNWSHNVYNLVTQRAMVHENASMGWLDGNLGSKTTMKYPSTYLVGEGAHGEVLSIAFATDGQHQDAGAKVIHVAPNTTSSVVSKSISKGTGRSSYRGLVQIHQGATNARSNVECDALLLDENARTDTFPYIEIGEKTAHVGHEATVSKLDDEQIFYLMTRGLAEDEAMALIVRGFLDPVAKELPLEYAVELNRLIELEMEGSVG; translated from the coding sequence GTGACCGACCTGACCAACCAGCCAGTGCAGGATGTCCACCCCGACGCCGCCAAGCTCGAGGGGATGGAGCACACCAAGCAGTACGATTTCAAGCTCACCGAGGACTACTTCTTCAAGTCCGATCGCGGCCTCAGCAAGCGGGTCGTGGAGCAGATCAGCTACTTCAAGAACGAGCCGGAGTGGATGCTCAAGTTCCGCTTGCGGGCGCTGGAGATAGCCGAGAAGAAGGGCCGCCCGAAGTGGGGCCCCGACCTTACCGACCTGAACTTCGACGAGATCTTCTTCTACGTGCGGCCCAACGAGAAGCAGGGGACGGCCGGCTCATGGGACGATATCCCGGAAGAGGTGCGCGAGACCTACCGGCGCCTCGGCGTTCCGGAGGCAGAGCAGCGCGCCCTCGCGGGTGTGGGCGCTCAGTACGAGTCGGAGATGGTCTATCACAAGCTCAAGGAGGAGTGGGAGAAGCTCGGCGTCATCTTCCTCGATACCGATACCGGCCTCAAGGAGCACCCCGAGATCTTCAAGGAGTACTTCGCCACCGTCATCCCGCCCGAGGACAACTACTTCGCCGCCGTCAACTCGGCCGTCTGGTCGGGCGGCTCCTTCGTGTACGTCCCCGAGGGCGTCCACGTCGACGTGCCGCTGCAGGCCTACTTCCTCCTTAACGCCCAGAACATCGGCCAGTTCGAACGCACCCTCATCATCGGCGCCCCCGGGTCGAAGTTCCATTACATCGAGGGTTGCACCGCGCCGGCCTACACGAGCAACTCCTTCCACTCGGGCGTCATCGAGATCATCTGCCAGGAAGACAGCCACGTGCGCTACTCGACCATCCAGAACTGGTCGCACAACGTCTACAACCTCGTCACCCAGCGCGCCATGGTCCACGAGAACGCGAGCATGGGCTGGCTCGACGGCAACCTCGGCTCCAAGACCACCATGAAGTACCCCAGCACCTACCTCGTGGGCGAGGGGGCGCACGGGGAGGTCCTCTCCATCGCCTTCGCCACCGACGGCCAGCATCAGGACGCCGGCGCCAAGGTCATCCACGTGGCGCCGAACACGACCAGCAGCGTGGTCAGCAAGTCGATCTCCAAGGGCACCGGCCGCTCCAGCTACCGCGGCCTGGTCCAGATCCACCAGGGCGCCACCAACGCCCGCTCGAACGTGGAATGCGACGCCCTGCTGCTGGACGAGAACGCGCGCACCGACACCTTCCCCTACATCGAGATCGGCGAGAAGACCGCCCACGTCGGCCACGAGGCCACCGTCAGCAAGCTCGACGACGAGCAGATCTTCTACCTCATGACGCGCGGGCTGGCCGAGGACGAGGCCATGGCGCTCATCGTGCGCGGTTTCCTCGACCCCGTCGCCAAGGAACTCCCGCTAGAGTACGCGGTCGAACTGAACCGCCTCATCGAGCTCGAGATGGAAGGGAGCGTAGGCTGA
- the sufD gene encoding Fe-S cluster assembly protein SufD, protein MPTLVDNPAIDAAAVERIITAYDEPAWLAEERRAAMRSYDAQPFPTERTEEWRYTQLKRFALSGLALAKSPRDESVSERIQMRIADSDAEGVMVHKGNKVVHNEASITEAGVVFTDLRTAVREHEALLKEHLYSVVNATQTKYTALNSALWENGTFVYVPRNVEVELPLGAFTTADSGGIGLGRTLIVLDVNSRLTFIDEYTSEPFGERLFFDAATEIVLKDGAKLRYVSLQNWSRDVAHMNKLRAHLGRDARLESVTVSLGADAARAEVESRLEGPGSESEMLGLYFADEGQHFNQFTLQHHSTERGFSDVLFKGAVRDASQAVYSGLIVVDPHAQKTDAYQTNRNLLLDEDAEVVSIPQLEIAANDVKCSHGSTTGPVPEDQRFYLMSRGLRPEVAEHVLVTGFLYEVMSRVTLPKVAQYVERVVQAKLGVPGVREKL, encoded by the coding sequence ATGCCCACACTGGTAGACAACCCCGCCATCGACGCTGCCGCAGTCGAGCGCATAATCACCGCCTACGACGAGCCGGCCTGGTTGGCGGAGGAGCGGCGCGCCGCGATGCGCTCCTACGACGCTCAGCCGTTCCCCACCGAGCGCACCGAGGAGTGGCGCTACACGCAACTGAAGCGCTTCGCCCTGAGCGGTCTGGCGCTGGCCAAGAGCCCGCGCGACGAGTCCGTCTCCGAGCGCATCCAGATGCGCATAGCAGACTCCGACGCCGAGGGCGTGATGGTCCACAAGGGCAACAAGGTGGTGCACAACGAGGCCAGCATCACGGAGGCGGGCGTCGTCTTCACCGACCTGCGAACCGCCGTCCGCGAGCATGAGGCGCTGCTGAAGGAGCACCTCTACAGCGTCGTCAACGCCACCCAGACGAAGTACACGGCCCTCAACTCGGCCCTGTGGGAGAACGGCACCTTCGTGTACGTGCCCAGGAACGTGGAGGTCGAGTTGCCGCTCGGCGCCTTCACCACGGCCGACTCGGGCGGCATCGGCCTGGGCCGCACCCTTATCGTGCTGGACGTCAACTCGCGCCTCACCTTCATCGACGAGTACACGAGCGAGCCCTTCGGCGAGCGCCTGTTCTTCGACGCCGCCACGGAGATCGTCCTCAAGGACGGCGCCAAGCTCCGCTACGTCAGCCTCCAGAACTGGAGCCGCGACGTGGCGCACATGAACAAGCTCCGCGCCCACCTGGGCAGGGACGCGCGCCTCGAGTCGGTCACCGTCAGCTTGGGGGCCGACGCCGCGCGCGCCGAGGTCGAAAGCCGCCTCGAGGGTCCCGGGTCCGAGAGCGAGATGCTCGGGCTCTACTTCGCCGACGAGGGCCAGCACTTCAACCAGTTCACCCTGCAGCACCACTCGACCGAGCGTGGCTTCTCGGACGTGCTCTTCAAGGGCGCGGTGCGCGACGCCAGCCAGGCCGTCTACTCGGGCCTGATCGTCGTCGACCCTCACGCGCAGAAGACCGACGCCTACCAGACGAACCGCAACCTGCTGCTGGACGAGGACGCCGAGGTCGTCTCCATCCCGCAGCTCGAGATCGCGGCCAACGACGTCAAGTGCTCCCACGGCTCCACCACCGGACCCGTCCCCGAGGACCAGCGCTTCTACCTCATGAGCCGCGGGCTGCGGCCGGAGGTGGCCGAGCACGTGCTGGTCACTGGATTCCTCTACGAGGTCATGAGCCGCGTGACGCTGCCCAAGGTGGCGCAGTACGTCGAACGGGTGGTGCAAGCCAAGCTCGGCGTTCCCGGCGTCAGGGAGAAGCTGTGA
- a CDS encoding Rieske 2Fe-2S domain-containing protein, which produces MSAADAAGSQTFDVGSVTEFPEDSITERTVGGIEIVVINQGGAFYALPDRCTHQHYPLHDGELLEGKVKCIHHGATFDLSTGRATLPAVKKIQLFQATREGDRVMVTLQEV; this is translated from the coding sequence GTGAGCGCGGCCGACGCCGCCGGTTCGCAGACTTTCGACGTCGGCTCGGTAACGGAGTTCCCCGAAGACTCGATCACCGAGCGCACCGTGGGGGGCATCGAGATCGTAGTGATCAACCAGGGGGGCGCGTTCTACGCGCTCCCCGATCGCTGCACCCACCAGCACTACCCGCTGCACGACGGCGAACTGCTGGAAGGGAAGGTCAAGTGCATCCACCACGGCGCCACCTTCGACCTGAGCACCGGTCGCGCCACCCTGCCGGCCGTGAAGAAGATCCAACTCTTCCAGGCCACGCGTGAGGGCGATCGCGTGATGGTGACGCTGCAGGAGGTGTGA
- a CDS encoding DUF2200 domain-containing protein, which translates to MTAAGTVKKHRIYTTSFASVYPHYVAKAEKKGRTKSEVDEIIRWLTGYDQDALEAILADTADFETFFAQAPRPNPARSLITGVVCGVRVEDVEEPTMREIRYLDKLIDELARGKKLEKILR; encoded by the coding sequence ATGACAGCAGCGGGCACCGTCAAGAAACATCGCATCTACACGACCAGCTTCGCCAGCGTCTACCCTCATTACGTGGCGAAGGCGGAGAAGAAGGGCCGCACCAAGTCGGAGGTCGACGAGATCATCCGCTGGTTGACGGGCTACGACCAGGACGCCCTGGAGGCCATCCTGGCCGACACGGCGGACTTCGAGACGTTCTTCGCGCAGGCCCCTCGCCCGAACCCCGCGCGGTCGCTGATCACGGGCGTGGTCTGCGGCGTCCGGGTGGAGGACGTCGAAGAACCCACCATGCGGGAGATCCGTTACCTGGACAAGCTGATAGACGAGCTGGCGAGGGGGAAGAAGCTCGAGAAGATCCTGCGCTAG
- the ispF gene encoding 2-C-methyl-D-erythritol 2,4-cyclodiphosphate synthase — MQREFRVGHGQDAHRLAGAGPLLVGGVRVESPRGALAHSDGDVLLHALADALLSAYALGDIGRLFPPTDPSHAGLDSREIVARVLDDLHRHAGAVRIENVAAVVTLDAPKLGARREEIAASVAGLLGITPDAVGLTFKTSEGMAPDHVQVSVTLLLSR; from the coding sequence ATGCAACGGGAGTTCCGGGTCGGCCACGGTCAAGACGCCCACCGGCTGGCGGGGGCCGGCCCACTTCTCGTCGGCGGGGTGAGGGTGGAGAGTCCACGCGGCGCCCTGGCGCACTCGGACGGCGACGTTCTGCTCCACGCGCTCGCCGACGCGCTGCTGTCGGCGTACGCGCTCGGCGACATCGGGCGGCTCTTCCCCCCGACAGACCCGAGCCACGCGGGGCTTGACAGCCGCGAGATAGTCGCCCGGGTGCTCGACGACCTGCACCGCCACGCCGGGGCCGTGAGGATCGAGAACGTGGCCGCCGTGGTAACGCTCGACGCCCCCAAGCTGGGCGCGCGGCGCGAGGAGATCGCGGCCAGCGTGGCCGGCCTGCTCGGAATTACCCCCGACGCGGTCGGCCTCACCTTCAAGACGAGCGAAGGCATGGCGCCCGATCACGTGCAGGTGAGCGTCACGCTGTTGCTGTCGCGCTAA